The stretch of DNA CTTCAATGGTGCAAACGCCATCAAAACCAATCTCCTTCAGTGCAGCTGCGATTCCTGCATGATCTGCAACACCCTCACCCGGCCACAGTCTCTTGTCATCTCCGCAGGAGCCAAGCGGAAGATCCTCACAGTCATTTAAATGATATGCAAAAATCTTCTTTCCATCCGCAGCTCTCAGGTCCTCAAGGTGGGAGCACATCTCATGGAAATGGAAGGTATCCACAGTAACGCCTACATTATCTCTGTCTACTGCTTTTACCACATCATAGGCTGTTCCAAACTGATTGATGGAGCAATTCGGTGCACCGCAGAACTCCAGAGAAATTTTCATGTCTGCGCCAACCTTATCGGAAAGATAACGAAGACGTGCAACTGCTTCTTCTTTGATCTCACTGACAGATTTGTCTTTTACGTCGAAGCTCGGAACTGTGATCAGCATTTTCATTCCGATCGCTTTGGAAACCTGCAGGATAAAATCAACCTCTTCGTCGATTTCTTTTTCTCCTGCCTCATCTCTCTGGTTAAAGAAGATCAGAGTGTTATATGCCCATGGCTTCAGATTATGGTTCTTAAACCAGTCTGCAAGCTCTTCCAGTGTATGCTCTTTGAGATAATCCTTTACGCAGTCAAAACGGATCTCAATATAATCAAAGCCATATTTCTCGCACATCTCCAGGTCTGCCATAAGAGACTGTCCTTTGCATTCCAGTGCAGTTGCTTCATTAAATCCTAATTTCATCTTCAATACCCTCCATATGTTTTTACTTTTCAGCCAATTTTTCCAGTTAATCTCACCGGCAGGTTTTCCGCCGCAGTTTCAACAAAGCCGTAGCGGAATCGGAGCCTGCCGGTAACTGCCGCCGCAGACTCATTGGGGAAGCCTGCAGCAATAAGTTGGTATGATAACTCACACTTGATGAGGTGGAGCTCGTAAAATATATTTATTTATAAAATTCCGGCTTCTCAACTGCTGTAACGATTTTCTCGATCTGTCCGGTTTCCTGCGCTTTTACAAGAGCATCTGCAGTGATCGCTGCCAGGTATCCATCCCATGCATTCGGTCCTGTGATCACTCCTGCCTCTGCATTATCAACCCAATCCTGAACCTCTTTATCATAAGCGTCTTTAAATCTTACGAAGCAGTCTGTGTCAATAGCAGTGGACACTGCCGCATTCTTGCGGATAGACGGGTAAGCCGGCTGTGCCATTTTCAGTGCACCGTCCTCGCATACAACTTCACAATTGATATCATATCCGAACTTGCAGTTTACAAATACTTCTACATCAATGCACACACCTTTTTTAGTACGAAGCATCATGATCTGCGGATCTTTCAGCTCAGAGTGGGAATATTTCGTCACTCTTGGCATTACTACCTGTGCTGATTCATACTCATCATCTACAAGCCAGTGAAGAACATCGATCTCATGGATTGCGGTATCGTGCACAGCCATTGGTGTGTTGTAATTGGTACCTACCTCCGGATTTCTGTGTGTACAGTGAAGGATTAGCGGCTCGCCGTACTCTCCTGTTGCAAGTGCTTCCTTGATCTGCTGGTATCCCTTGTCATAGCGTCTCATAAATCCAAGCTGGATGAGGTGTTTGCCGGCTGCCTCCTCTGCCTTTACTACTTTCAGGCAGTCCTCAGCAGTTGTACATAATGGTTTCTCACAGAAAATCCTCTTACCGGCCTCAATTGCCTGAAGAAGAGAATCTACATGTGCGAAGCCCGGAGATACGATAAATACTGCATCTACGTTCTCTGCATTGATGAGCTCCTTACTGTCTGCATAGACTTTTGCTCCGCAGATCTCGGCTGCTTTCCTGGCACTTTCCTCAAATACATCGGAAACAGCTACTACTTCTGCTCCCTGGATCTTCTCTGTCAGTCTTCTGATATGATCTCTTCCCATTCCGCCGCATCCGATAACTCCTACTCTTAACATTTTAAATTCCTCCGTTCATTTTTTTATTTTTTATTGTTTTCTGTTTTTGTGTTCTTTTTGATGATGTTATATTATCATTTTGTGCACGTGAACGCAATATCTTTTTTGTACAAAATTTCCATTTTGTTTTTATGCGATTTTCACCATTTGTTACTTTATTCACATATTTTGTTTGTTTTACAGTATTTTTCCGGCATTTGATCATATTTTCGCATCTATAAAATGACTTACTATGTTATTACAAACGTTGATCATATGTCATTTTATTATGTGCACCAGAACGCAACATTTTAGTTTCCTTATACTCTAGTAGAGTTTATGTAGAATATTGTTGTATTTCAACACATAAAGAGTTATACTTATATGTAGTTTTATTTAAAATACACAAATGCACTTTTCATACTTTATTTAGCCGAACTATAAGGATCAAAGCTTCTCTCAGAAATCCCTGAAACGCATAATACAGGAATGAAGTATCCGGAAATACAGGAAGCTTCCTTAATCCAGATCAATGGGGTATCCGCATCTGAAGCAGCAAACTTCCCTGATTCGGTTAGATTCATACGAAAAACACAGCAGAAAGGACTTATCCCTATGAGCGACTATAATTTAGAGACTAAATGTATCCACTCCGGCTATACCCCATCCAAAGGCGAGCCCTGTGCACTTCCTGTCTATCAGAGCACCACTTACAAATATGACACCACCGACGAAATGGGCCAGTTATTTGATCTGAAGGCAGACGGATATTTTTACACCCGTCTCCAGAACCCTACCAACGATGCCGTAGCCGCAAAGATCGCAGATCTGGAAGGCGGTGTTGCTGCAATCCTGACTTCTTCCGGACAGGCAGCCAACTTCTACGCAGTTTTTAATATCTGTGAGGCAGGCGATCACGTTGTTGCCGCTTCTACCATTTACGGAGGAACCTTCAACCTTCTTGCCGTCACCTTCAAGAAACTTGGCATTGACTGCACCTTTGTTGATACCGATGCAACAGAAGAAGAGATCGCTGCCGCATTTAAACCGAACACAAAGGTTCTCTTTGCAGAAACCATCGCTAATCCGGCTCTGGTCGTCCTGGACATCGAGAAATTTGCACACGTTGCACACCAGAACGGCGTGCCTCTTATTGTGGATAACACCTTTGCCACACCGGTAAACTGCCGTCCCTTCGAGTGGGGTGCAGATATCGTTACCCACTCCACCACCAAATATATGGACGGACATGCCGTTCAGGTAGGCGGCGCCATTGTCGACAGCGGTAACTTCGACTGGGATGCCTACGGCCATAAATATCACGGCCTGACAGAGCCGGATGAATCCTATCACGGCGTCATCTATACAAAGCAGTTCGGAAAAAAAGCTTACATCACTAAGGCTACTTCCCAGCTGATGCGTGATCTGGGTTCTATTCCGTCTCCGATGAACTGCTTCCTTCTGAACCTTGGTCTGGAAACGCTTCCGCTGCGTGTTGAACGCCATTGCTCCAACGCCCAGAAAATTGCAGAATACCTGAACGCACACGAAAAGGTTTCTCATGTAAATTACGCAGGACTTCCGGAGGATAAATATCACGCACTGGCTCAGAAATATATGAAGGATGGTCGTACCTGCGGCGTTATCTCCTTTGAACTGACCGGTGGCCGTGATGCAGCAGTCCGTTTTATGGACAGTCTGAAGCTTGCCACCATCGCAACTCACGTTGCCGCCTCCATCACTATGGTCCTTCACCCAGCCAGCCATACACATCGCCAGATGAACGACGAGCAGTTGGTTGAAGCAGGAGTTTCTCCTGGAATGATCCGTCTTTCCATCGGTATCGAAAATGTGGATGATATTATCAAAGATCTGGATCAGGCACTGAAAAATGCATAAATAACCAATTCAAAAAGGAAGGATACATCTGCTCATGCATGATGTGTCCTTCCTTTTTATGATATATTTTCTCCGAATCTCAATTATGGCATTTCCGCAAATTACCTTCATCCTGTTCTGAGCGGCTTTCTTCTGGCGCATAAATTCAAAAAAAATGTTAGCCACGTGTTCACTATTACTGTTTTTCCGCACTTTTTAAGAATATTTTGTTCTATTTTTCTCCAGGCACAAAGAAAGGCGCAAACCCTTGAGTTTGCGCCTTTTCCTATGCTTTTCAGCCTATGTGTTTTAGAACTTGCCAGCGTCTGCAGCTTCCTGTACGGAAACAGCTACAGCAACTGTCATACCAACCATCGGGTTGTTTCCAGCGCCGATAAGACCCATCATCTCTACGTGAGCCGGTACGGAAGAAGATCCTGCGAACTGAGCGTCAGAATGCATACGTCCAAGTGTATCAGTCATACCGTAGGAAGCAGGACCTGCTGCCATGTTGTCCGGATGAAGTGTACGTCCTGTACCACCGCCGGAAGCAACGGAGAAGTATTTTTTGCCTTTCTCGTTGCACTCTTTTTTGTATGTTCCTGCTACCGGATGCTGGAAACGAGTCGGGTTTGTGGAGTTTCCTGTGATGGAAACGTCAACGCCCTCTTTCCACATGATCGCAACACCTTCCGGAACGCTGTTAGCGCCGTAGCAGTTAACCTTTGCACGAAGTCCCTCAGAATAGGATTTACGGAATACTTCCTTAACCTCGTTCTTATATGGATCATACTCTGTCTCTACATATGTAAAGCCGTTGATACGGGAGATGATCTGAGCAGCATCTTTTCCAAGACCATTCAGGATAACACGAAGAGGTTTTTTACGAACCTTGTTTGCTTTCTCTGCGATACCGATCGCACCCTCAGCTGCTGCGAAAGACTCATGTCCTGCAAGGAAGCAGAAGCAGTCTGTCTCTTCCTCAAGAAGCATCTTTCCAAGGTTTCCATGTCCAAGACCTACTTTACGTGTGTCTGCAACGGATCCCGGGATACAGAAAGCCTGAAGGCCTTCTCCGATAGCTGCTGCTGCGTCAGCGGCTCTTCTGCAGCCTTTTTTGATCGCGATAGCTGCACCTACTGTGTAAGCCCAACAAGCGTTCTCGAAGCAGATCGGCTGAATGCCTTTGATCTGATCGTAAACGTTCAGTCCTGCGTCTTTAGTGATTTTCTCAGCTTCTTCGATAGAAGCGATTCCATAGCTGTTTAAAACAGAATTGATCTTGTCAATTCGTCTCTCATATGATTCAAATAAAGCCATTTCCTGTAACCTCCTGATATTTTTACCTTACGAAGTGTAATTACTCTTTTCTTGGGTCGATGATCTTAACAGCATCTGCAACACGGCCGTACTGACCTTTTGCTTTCTCCCATGCTGTGTTCGGGTCATCACCTTTCTTAATGAAGTCAGTCATTTTTCCAAGGCTTACGAACTGATATCCGATGATCTCATCGTTCTCATCAAGAGCGATACCTGTAACATAACCCTCAGCCATCTCAAGGTAACGAGGTCCTTTTTTCAGAGTTCCATACATTGTACCAACCTGAGAACGAAGTCCTTTTCCAAGGTCCTCAAGACCAGCGCCTACTGCAAGTCCGTCCTCGGAGAATGCAGACTGGGAACGTCCGTAAACGATCTGAAGGAAA from Blautia sp. SC05B48 encodes:
- a CDS encoding iron-sulfur cluster assembly scaffold protein; amino-acid sequence: MIYSREVEEMCPVAQGVHHGAAPIPEEAKWVQAKEVKDISGFTHGVGWCAPQQGACKLSLNVKEGIIQEALVETIGCSGMTHSAAMASEILPGLTVMEALNTDLVCDAINTAMRELFLQIVYGRSQSAFSEDGLAVGAGLEDLGKGLRSQVGTMYGTLKKGPRYLEMAEGYVTGIALDENDEIIGYQFVSLGKMTDFIKKGDDPNTAWEKAKGQYGRVADAVKIIDPRKE
- a CDS encoding sugar phosphate isomerase/epimerase family protein yields the protein MKLGFNEATALECKGQSLMADLEMCEKYGFDYIEIRFDCVKDYLKEHTLEELADWFKNHNLKPWAYNTLIFFNQRDEAGEKEIDEEVDFILQVSKAIGMKMLITVPSFDVKDKSVSEIKEEAVARLRYLSDKVGADMKISLEFCGAPNCSINQFGTAYDVVKAVDRDNVGVTVDTFHFHEMCSHLEDLRAADGKKIFAYHLNDCEDLPLGSCGDDKRLWPGEGVADHAGIAAALKEIGFDGVCTIEEFRPEYYAMSHEDNVKKAAEVTRDFVQKYFG
- a CDS encoding GGGtGRT protein, with translation MALFESYERRIDKINSVLNSYGIASIEEAEKITKDAGLNVYDQIKGIQPICFENACWAYTVGAAIAIKKGCRRAADAAAAIGEGLQAFCIPGSVADTRKVGLGHGNLGKMLLEEETDCFCFLAGHESFAAAEGAIGIAEKANKVRKKPLRVILNGLGKDAAQIISRINGFTYVETEYDPYKNEVKEVFRKSYSEGLRAKVNCYGANSVPEGVAIMWKEGVDVSITGNSTNPTRFQHPVAGTYKKECNEKGKKYFSVASGGGTGRTLHPDNMAAGPASYGMTDTLGRMHSDAQFAGSSSVPAHVEMMGLIGAGNNPMVGMTVAVAVSVQEAADAGKF
- a CDS encoding Gfo/Idh/MocA family protein; its protein translation is MLRVGVIGCGGMGRDHIRRLTEKIQGAEVVAVSDVFEESARKAAEICGAKVYADSKELINAENVDAVFIVSPGFAHVDSLLQAIEAGKRIFCEKPLCTTAEDCLKVVKAEEAAGKHLIQLGFMRRYDKGYQQIKEALATGEYGEPLILHCTHRNPEVGTNYNTPMAVHDTAIHEIDVLHWLVDDEYESAQVVMPRVTKYSHSELKDPQIMMLRTKKGVCIDVEVFVNCKFGYDINCEVVCEDGALKMAQPAYPSIRKNAAVSTAIDTDCFVRFKDAYDKEVQDWVDNAEAGVITGPNAWDGYLAAITADALVKAQETGQIEKIVTAVEKPEFYK
- a CDS encoding O-acetylhomoserine aminocarboxypropyltransferase/cysteine synthase family protein, translated to MSDYNLETKCIHSGYTPSKGEPCALPVYQSTTYKYDTTDEMGQLFDLKADGYFYTRLQNPTNDAVAAKIADLEGGVAAILTSSGQAANFYAVFNICEAGDHVVAASTIYGGTFNLLAVTFKKLGIDCTFVDTDATEEEIAAAFKPNTKVLFAETIANPALVVLDIEKFAHVAHQNGVPLIVDNTFATPVNCRPFEWGADIVTHSTTKYMDGHAVQVGGAIVDSGNFDWDAYGHKYHGLTEPDESYHGVIYTKQFGKKAYITKATSQLMRDLGSIPSPMNCFLLNLGLETLPLRVERHCSNAQKIAEYLNAHEKVSHVNYAGLPEDKYHALAQKYMKDGRTCGVISFELTGGRDAAVRFMDSLKLATIATHVAASITMVLHPASHTHRQMNDEQLVEAGVSPGMIRLSIGIENVDDIIKDLDQALKNA